ATCCAATGATTTCTCCCTCTCGTgctacaagaaaaaaagagttatTTACTATGAGAATAGACtgattttgatataaaataattaattttataacatattttcAAGAAGATTGCAGCACTTATTATTgacttgtaatttttattttgttggtgcaattatatatgattatgtAAAACATTATAATTGTTTGTAATTTTCAAAATGTCAATGGGTGTTCAATTAATAAAGTCTAGCTATgagtacaagaaaaataaccatTGATAGCGGACTATATGCGATGAGAATGACTATTTGAGACCAAAATATTAGacttattttgaaataaaataatcatttcgcAAGAAATAACTGACTACAATTGAACACTTTTCTTGTAATACTACATGTGGCTCGGCCTCCACAGCCAGTAACGAACTTGGTAATTAGCAGCTAGCCAGCAGTTGATGGTTAAGTGTTACTAAGCAAACATGATCAATATCTTAACCTATTATTAAAAAGGAATTAGTAGTCAGACTTAAGAGAATTTTAGAGAATCTGCTAGGGAATATTGGCCTCTATCCTATAacaaatatgtatataatatagtatttgcattatatatgaatatataataagtatgCAAGGAAACAATATTGGATGCCCGTCGTCCTTGCTTTAAGATTGCAATTCCTTCACCAAGCAAAAAGTACTTGATCACCCACATTAGTTGTGTGTAAAGAGAGGAACTAAAAGTAATGTTACAAAAACACTTACTTAGTTATTTgctataaaaataacaatttcttatataattaaatgagtccattttcattacaaaaagtcatttttattgtaaataattatttttcttgtagtgtgatctatctaaaataattttgcaTGCTATAAGATTGAAAAACTAATAATTGTGATATGTATTAATAAATTGTATCCTTAATGATAAATGGGCGCTTATTGTATgagatatttaatttaaatgagattgaatgtaaatttaggaaaatactttagtcacaaaaagattatacaaaagtaaactgacaaactgatgtggtttgatgtgatacgtcatattgtaaagttacttttattataaaatagatctaatggaTACCATGAAGTTAtatcagtttgtgggtttactttatataatttctttatgtcTATAGCAATTCTCATAAACTTAAGGTTCGAGTTTAAGACCTCTACTTGTCATGTTAAATTATCACTTGTCCTGAAACATTAAGCTAATCGAAATaagtaaatttaattgtttaacAAAGAATATTTCTAACTGCGCGCATGATCAGTACCTAAAGAGATCGCAAACGGTCCTTTTCCCTTCTGATCACCATAGGGCAACTTTGCTAGGAATCTTACCCAGCTTGGATGCTATAAAGAGTTGCTTGTGCCAGTATGCTGATAGTCTTCCTGAAGCCTATTACATATTAATCCTCTTGCTTGACGGTAAAGCTCAGGCTTCTGACACTTTTAGGGTTCGGTTGGCCTTGTGTAGCTCTCATCCCCAATACATTCGATCAGATGTTTAAgttaggaaaagaaaaggaaacaagtATATATCCTGATGTTTTGAAATCTTCTTGGTTTAGCAATCTCAGCCTCTACGTCAGTTAATGGCCGGTAGTCTCTTTCAGTATTTTGCTTACAAGCTTTGATGTTCATCGACTCCTAGTTCACAATTCCCACCTAATCCTTAACCCTATAATTAATTCTATCCTTTAACAAACTGACAGCCCACCATTAATTACCTTTacacattcatatatataccTCCCATGATCTTTACCTGATTCATGTCTCATCCATACAAACAGTACTTTAaaaccttttcctttttttgactGGGGATATCCATGGCTAGAGTTGTTCCTGGGTTCACCTTCCTATTCTTTGGATTTCTTGGCTTAATCTCCATTCCAGCTGAAGCTGCCATAAAGAATTATCAATTTGATGTGAGTTTGTTGCAGGCTCAGTACTACTTGCATGCACAAAGTTGCATTGAGCTGTTCTTTATATTTATGATCTTGGTTTTTGTGTTGATCTGCATGTAATTTTCTCAGATTCAAGTGAAGAATGTGAGCAGATTGTGCCATGCAAAACCCATCGTAACTGTAAACGGGAGGTTCCCAGGGCCGACTATATATGTTAGGGAGGGAGATAGAGTTCGTATCAACGTAACAAACCATGCACAATATAACATGTCTATCCACTGGTAGGATTATTTGCTGATAACgattggagaaaaaaaaaatataagaacttgtaaaattttctttttgtttttcttcattgCCTTGGTGATCATTCTTATAGGCATGGACTGAAGCAATATCGAAATGGCTGGGCGGATGGACCAGCTTACATTACTCAGTGTCCAATCCAGACTGGGAATAGCTACACTTATGACTTCAATGTAACAGGACAGAGGGGAACTTTATGGTGGCATGCACATATTCTTTGGCTGAGGGCTACTGTTCATGGTGCATTTGTCATCATGCCAAAACCAGGAACCCCATTTCCTTTCCCACAGCCGCACCAGGAATTTGAACTTCTGTTAGGTGAGTTTCAAGGAAATATATACGTACACTTTAATTTACATCAAAAAATTCCCATGGAAAAGTTTCGGCCATTAATTAGTTTCTGTAATTCTCGTTTTCTTCTGCAGGAGAATGGTGGCATGCGGATGTGGAAGAGGTTGTCAAGCAAGGGACGAACATAGGTTTACCACCAAATATGTCAGATGCACACACAATCAATGGAAAGCCGGGGCCACTCTTTCCATGCTCTGAAAAACGTAAGCATACTTAATATATATGGGCAACATGCATGGCTGAGAAAAGAATCGAGCTATGCATAGATAGTCCTTATAGAATCCTTTATTTCTACTTGTTTTAGATACGTTTGCAATCGAGGTGGAATCAGGCAAAACGTACCTGCTGAGGATTATCAACGCTGCCCTCAACGACGAGCTTTTCTTTGCTATTGCTGGACATAACATGACAGTGGTGGAGGTCGATGCAGTTTACACAAAACCATTCAGCACTCAAGCTATACTTATTGCACCCGGCCAGACCACAAACGTTCTGGTGCAAGCTAACCAAGTCCCAGGGAGATATTTCATGGCTGCTAGGCCTTACATGGATGCTCCGCTTTCCATAGATAACAAAACTGCTGCAGGAATACTGCAGTACAAAGGCATTCCAAACACTTTCCTCCCTACTCTTCCCCAGTTGCCCGCACCCAATGACACCGAATTTGCTTTGAGCTACAACAAGAAGCTCAGAAGCTTAAATACTCCACGGTATCCTGCCAATGTTCCTCTCAAAGTTGATAGAAATCTCTTTTACACAGTTGGTTTTGGCAAGAATTCTTGCCCAACTTGCCTCAATGGAACCAAACTCCTTGCTTCATTGAATAATATCTCTTTTGTGATGCCCCAAGTTGCGCTTC
This genomic interval from Carya illinoinensis cultivar Pawnee chromosome 2, C.illinoinensisPawnee_v1, whole genome shotgun sequence contains the following:
- the LOC122297285 gene encoding laccase-11-like, coding for MARVVPGFTFLFFGFLGLISIPAEAAIKNYQFDIQVKNVSRLCHAKPIVTVNGRFPGPTIYVREGDRVRINVTNHAQYNMSIHWHGLKQYRNGWADGPAYITQCPIQTGNSYTYDFNVTGQRGTLWWHAHILWLRATVHGAFVIMPKPGTPFPFPQPHQEFELLLGEWWHADVEEVVKQGTNIGLPPNMSDAHTINGKPGPLFPCSEKHTFAIEVESGKTYLLRIINAALNDELFFAIAGHNMTVVEVDAVYTKPFSTQAILIAPGQTTNVLVQANQVPGRYFMAARPYMDAPLSIDNKTAAGILQYKGIPNTFLPTLPQLPAPNDTEFALSYNKKLRSLNTPRYPANVPLKVDRNLFYTVGFGKNSCPTCLNGTKLLASLNNISFVMPQVALLQAHYFNVKGVYRVDFPDRPPIPFNYTGAPLTANLGTAIGTRISKIAFNSTVELVLQDTNLLTVESHPFHLHGYNFFVVGTGIGNFDPVKDPAKYNLVDPVERNTVGVPTGGWTAIRFRADNPGVWFLHCHLELHTSWGLKTAFVVEDGPGADQSVLPPPKDLLPC